From Nitrospira sp., a single genomic window includes:
- a CDS encoding DEAD/DEAH box helicase has product MPLSSFHPLIAEWFLTQVGQPTDVQRQAWPAIQSGADALIAAPTGSGKTLAAFLSCIDSLFKQALARELDDHTQVLYVSPLKALSNDIQKNLQKPLAEIGQLALQAGLLMPELRVLVRTGDTPMADRQQMLKRPPHILVTTPESLFILLTAEKSRHMLQTVRTVIVDEIHALAPNKRGAHVALSLERLEALTLVKPQRIGLSATQRPIELVAQFLVGSPSPSPLPPGERERVRGCTIINVGHRRELDLAVEVPKDELSAVATNAIWSDVYDRVAELVRQHRSTLVFVNTRRLAERVSHYLEERLRDLGPDVVAAHHGSLSRQIRLSAEERLKTGKTRVVIATASLELGIDVGTVDLVCQIGSPRAIATGLQRIGRAGHWVKAIPKGRIFAMTRDELLECAALVRAIRRGTLDQITIPPAPLDILSQQIVAAAATQTWTEEELFALVRRAYPYRNLSQAEFDGVLRMLADGIATQRGRGLAYLFHDRINGRIKGRRGARLAAITSGGAIPDTANYAVVAEPDGTVVGSVDEDFAVESLAGDIMLLGNTSWRIKGIEAGKVRVEDAQGAPPNIPFWRGEAPSRTAELSAEVASLRQEITTRLGRSPHPSLSPEGRGEGEGPRITHHASPITWLRNECALDQRGAQQAIEYVLTGKAVLGTVPTQETIVAERFFDESGGMQLVLHAPFGGRINRAWGLALRKRFCVTFDFELQAAATDNGLVISLGEKHSFPLESVFGYLYSKTVREVLIQAVLLAPMFATRWRWNASRSLALLRFSNGKKVPPQIQRMKSEDLLAAVFPDAIACQENLTGERAARQIPDHPLVNETIRDCLTEAMDLEGLTAVLKAIETGTIRCVAVDTPVPSVFSHEILNANPYAFLDDAPLEERRARAVEMRRTLPPEMLGQVGALDPAAIEEVEREAWPVVRDADELHDALLTLLWVPVQEGERWTAFLPPLIEAGRAVVIKTPLSSILSPEGRGEGEGTSASSVEPREASGWIATERQMEVTAALAMQDAATLDAIVQGWMESIGPTTVPQLADRLHLSVDGVMAAMLKLESQGQVLRGHFRPSASLVTGHASQASSEWCHRRLLARIHRLTIGRLRKDIEPVTAAEFMRFLLQWQHVTPGSRQHGEAGLTRIITQLAGFEAAASAWEPQLLRARLAKYEPEFLDRLCLSGAVSWGRISPHPRLAFSGDADKARRIVPTSVAPISLFPREDGEWLMAAFAEGGAQTGPDTYGQLSAVAQDLRRALQERGASFFADLVKLTNHLPAEVEAGVWELVAAGLVTADGFDNLRALMDPRRRRAEGRDRARRPRHTAGRWSLLRSMEARGPWHEARGESPANPLPLASRPSPFNLSLLTHHASLTSERVARQLLRRYGVVFRDLLVRESLVQSWRDLLVVYRKLELQGELRGGRFVTGFVGEQFALPEAVEALRALRKSVGSATTGQEIKLSASDPLNLVGIILPGPKIPAVPTNFLILKDGVVVRTVLRKQSEGMSGMSDGPVSVVRRMSDR; this is encoded by the coding sequence CTGAAGCGGCCGCCGCATATCCTCGTGACCACGCCGGAGTCGCTGTTCATCCTCCTGACGGCGGAGAAAAGCCGGCACATGTTGCAGACCGTGCGAACGGTCATCGTCGATGAAATTCATGCTCTGGCGCCGAACAAGCGGGGCGCCCATGTGGCCCTGTCGCTGGAACGACTGGAAGCGTTGACGCTGGTGAAGCCGCAACGCATCGGCTTGTCGGCGACCCAGCGACCGATCGAGCTGGTGGCGCAATTTCTGGTCGGGAGCCCCTCACCCAGCCCTCTCCCCCCAGGGGAGAGGGAAAGGGTGAGGGGATGCACGATCATCAATGTCGGGCATCGTCGCGAATTGGATCTGGCCGTTGAGGTGCCGAAGGATGAATTGAGCGCCGTGGCCACGAATGCCATCTGGTCCGATGTCTATGACCGTGTGGCTGAACTTGTGCGGCAGCATCGCTCGACGCTGGTGTTTGTGAATACCCGACGGCTGGCTGAACGGGTGTCGCACTATCTGGAAGAGCGGCTCCGCGATCTGGGCCCTGACGTGGTAGCGGCGCATCACGGCAGTCTGTCGCGGCAGATTCGTCTGTCGGCGGAGGAACGGTTGAAGACCGGCAAGACGCGCGTCGTCATTGCCACGGCCTCGTTGGAACTGGGGATCGATGTCGGCACGGTCGATCTCGTCTGTCAGATCGGTTCGCCGAGAGCGATCGCCACCGGGCTGCAACGGATCGGCCGTGCGGGCCACTGGGTCAAGGCGATTCCCAAAGGCCGCATCTTTGCCATGACGCGGGATGAACTGTTGGAGTGCGCGGCGCTCGTGCGCGCGATCCGCCGGGGGACGCTGGATCAGATCACGATCCCGCCTGCTCCGCTCGACATTCTTTCCCAACAGATTGTCGCAGCAGCGGCCACTCAGACCTGGACGGAAGAAGAGCTGTTCGCTTTGGTCCGTCGCGCCTATCCCTATCGGAATCTGTCGCAGGCTGAGTTCGATGGCGTGCTGCGCATGCTGGCCGATGGGATCGCCACTCAGCGGGGGCGGGGCCTGGCCTATCTGTTCCATGACCGGATCAACGGGCGGATCAAGGGGCGGCGAGGCGCGCGGCTGGCGGCGATCACCTCCGGGGGCGCCATTCCAGATACGGCTAACTACGCGGTGGTAGCGGAGCCCGATGGGACGGTGGTGGGATCGGTCGACGAGGATTTCGCGGTGGAGAGTTTGGCTGGCGACATCATGTTGTTGGGCAATACATCGTGGCGCATCAAAGGGATCGAGGCGGGGAAGGTCCGTGTGGAAGATGCCCAGGGCGCGCCGCCGAACATTCCGTTCTGGCGTGGCGAGGCTCCGTCGAGGACAGCCGAATTATCGGCGGAGGTAGCGTCGTTGCGGCAAGAAATTACAACCAGACTGGGTCGCTCCCCTCACCCGTCCCTCTCCCCTGAGGGGAGAGGTGAAGGAGAGGGGCCGCGCATCACGCATCACGCATCACCCATCACCTGGCTTCGGAATGAATGCGCATTGGATCAGCGTGGCGCGCAGCAGGCCATCGAGTACGTGCTCACCGGCAAGGCCGTACTGGGGACCGTGCCGACGCAGGAGACGATCGTCGCCGAGCGGTTCTTCGACGAAAGCGGCGGGATGCAGCTGGTTCTGCACGCGCCCTTCGGCGGGCGGATCAACCGGGCCTGGGGCCTCGCCCTGCGCAAGCGGTTCTGCGTTACGTTCGATTTCGAGTTACAGGCCGCGGCGACAGATAACGGCTTGGTGATCTCGCTCGGCGAGAAGCACAGTTTCCCGCTGGAGTCCGTCTTCGGGTATCTCTACTCGAAGACGGTCCGTGAGGTGCTGATTCAGGCGGTGCTCCTCGCGCCGATGTTCGCGACGCGCTGGCGCTGGAATGCGTCGCGTTCGCTGGCGCTGCTCAGATTTTCCAACGGCAAGAAGGTGCCTCCGCAGATTCAGCGGATGAAGTCGGAAGATTTGCTCGCGGCGGTCTTCCCGGATGCGATCGCCTGCCAGGAGAATCTGACCGGCGAGCGGGCAGCCAGGCAGATTCCGGATCATCCCCTCGTGAACGAAACTATCCGAGATTGCCTGACGGAGGCGATGGATCTGGAGGGGCTGACGGCCGTGCTGAAGGCCATCGAAACCGGCACGATTCGCTGCGTCGCGGTGGATACGCCCGTGCCCTCGGTCTTTTCCCATGAGATTCTGAACGCCAACCCCTACGCGTTTCTTGATGACGCGCCGCTGGAAGAGCGCCGCGCCCGGGCGGTGGAAATGCGGCGGACGCTACCGCCGGAGATGCTCGGGCAGGTCGGCGCGCTCGACCCGGCGGCGATTGAGGAGGTCGAGCGGGAGGCGTGGCCGGTGGTCCGGGATGCCGACGAACTGCACGATGCGTTGCTGACACTGCTTTGGGTGCCGGTCCAGGAGGGAGAGCGTTGGACAGCGTTCCTGCCGCCATTGATAGAAGCGGGACGTGCAGTGGTGATCAAGACTCCCCTCTCCTCAATCCTCTCCCCTGAGGGGAGAGGAGAAGGTGAGGGGACTTCGGCGAGCTCAGTCGAGCCGCGAGAGGCGAGCGGGTGGATCGCAACAGAGCGGCAGATGGAGGTAACGGCTGCACTGGCGATGCAAGACGCTGCGACGCTGGATGCGATTGTCCAGGGGTGGATGGAGAGTATCGGCCCAACGACGGTGCCGCAGCTGGCCGACCGGCTGCATTTGTCTGTCGATGGTGTCATGGCAGCGATGCTGAAACTCGAATCGCAAGGCCAAGTCCTCCGCGGCCATTTCCGTCCTAGCGCGTCACTTGTCACGGGTCACGCGTCACAGGCTTCGTCCGAATGGTGTCATCGCCGGCTCCTGGCGCGGATTCATCGATTGACGATCGGACGGTTGCGCAAGGACATCGAGCCGGTCACCGCCGCCGAGTTCATGCGCTTCCTGCTCCAGTGGCAGCATGTGACGCCGGGCTCTCGGCAGCATGGGGAGGCCGGACTCACGCGGATCATCACGCAATTAGCCGGGTTTGAAGCGGCGGCTTCAGCCTGGGAACCGCAGCTCTTGCGTGCGCGTCTGGCGAAATACGAGCCGGAGTTTCTAGACCGGCTCTGTCTCAGCGGCGCGGTCAGTTGGGGGCGTATTTCGCCGCATCCGCGTCTGGCCTTCTCGGGTGACGCTGATAAGGCGCGGCGCATCGTGCCCACGAGCGTCGCCCCGATCAGTCTGTTTCCGCGTGAGGACGGAGAGTGGTTGATGGCGGCATTCGCAGAGGGTGGCGCGCAGACAGGACCGGATACCTACGGCCAATTGAGTGCCGTGGCTCAGGACTTGCGCCGTGCGTTGCAGGAGCGAGGCGCCAGCTTTTTTGCGGATCTTGTGAAATTAACCAATCATCTGCCGGCGGAGGTCGAGGCGGGGGTCTGGGAGTTGGTCGCGGCGGGCCTGGTGACGGCCGACGGGTTCGACAATCTCCGCGCTCTCATGGATCCGCGGCGCCGCCGTGCCGAGGGGCGGGATCGCGCCCGCCGGCCTCGCCATACAGCGGGCCGCTGGTCGCTGCTCCGGAGCATGGAGGCGCGAGGTCCGTGGCACGAGGCTAGAGGAGAATCGCCTGCCAACCCCTTGCCCCTTGCCTCTCGCCCCTCGCCATTCAACTTGTCCCTTCTCACGCATCACGCGTCACTGACTTCAGAGCGTGTTGCCCGTCAGCTCTTACGCCGGTACGGGGTGGTCTTTCGGGATCTGTTGGTGCGGGAGTCGTTGGTGCAGTCGTGGCGGGACCTGCTCGTGGTGTATCGGAAATTGGAACTGCAAGGGGAGCTGCGCGGCGGGCGATTTGTGACAGGCTTTGTCGGCGAGCAGTTCGCGCTGCCGGAAGCAGTGGAGGCCCTGCGCGCGCTGCGCAAGTCCGTGGGCAGCGCCACGACGGGACAAGAGATCAAACTTTCCGCGTCCGATCCGTTGAATCTCGTCGGAATCATTCTGCCGGGGCCGAAAATTCCGGCCGTGCCGACGAATTTTCTCATTCTCAAAGACGGGGTGGTCGTGCGTACGGTGCTGCGAAAGCAGTCTGAAGGAATGTCGGGAATGTCGGACGGGCCGGTGAGTGTGGTGCGGAGGATGTCAGACCGGTAG
- a CDS encoding universal stress protein — MTTPQASAATLPFQRILHPSDFSEDSHTGLVHAVKLAVAAHGELSIMHVDPDVPRADFEDFPQVRPLLERWGLLPHGSPREQVADLGIAIKKTRTVAKNRTEAILQYLAKHPADLLVMSTNQHEGLARWQHESVAEPVARGSQMATLFVPAQVEGFVAKDSGQPKLRRVLVPVSAEYSPQLAIDMTAQLASALGCDNLTVIVVQVGDDRMLHSLRYPIKTGWLWHTMACQGNVVEVILAMGKDFDVDLIVMTTSKQLTLLDLMRGSTTERVLRGARCPLLALPV; from the coding sequence ATGACCACACCTCAAGCCTCCGCCGCGACACTCCCTTTTCAACGAATCCTCCATCCCTCTGATTTTTCAGAGGACAGCCACACCGGACTGGTCCACGCGGTGAAACTGGCCGTGGCCGCTCACGGCGAGCTGTCGATCATGCACGTCGATCCGGATGTTCCCCGGGCGGATTTCGAAGACTTTCCCCAAGTCCGCCCGTTGCTTGAACGCTGGGGGCTCCTTCCTCACGGCAGTCCACGCGAGCAGGTGGCCGACCTGGGGATCGCGATCAAGAAGACTCGCACCGTGGCAAAGAACCGGACCGAAGCCATTCTCCAATACCTCGCCAAGCACCCGGCCGATTTGCTGGTGATGTCCACGAATCAGCACGAAGGACTCGCCCGATGGCAGCATGAGAGTGTCGCCGAACCGGTCGCCCGCGGGAGTCAAATGGCCACACTGTTCGTCCCCGCGCAGGTCGAAGGATTCGTGGCAAAGGATTCAGGGCAACCGAAGCTCCGCCGGGTGCTGGTGCCGGTGAGCGCGGAATACAGCCCGCAACTGGCCATCGACATGACCGCGCAGTTGGCGTCCGCCCTGGGCTGCGACAATCTCACGGTGATCGTCGTGCAAGTGGGAGATGACCGCATGCTCCACTCGCTCCGCTACCCGATCAAGACCGGCTGGCTCTGGCACACGATGGCCTGCCAGGGAAACGTGGTCGAGGTGATTCTCGCGATGGGGAAAGATTTCGATGTGGATCTCATCGTCATGACGACGTCGAAGCAGCTTACCTTGCTGGACCTCATGCGAGGCAGCACCACCGAGCGAGTGCTGCGCGGCGCCCGCTGCCCCCTGCTGGCCCTACCGGTCTGA
- a CDS encoding DUF3015 family protein — protein MRTPSNSARLALVLLTLTLSSGCSIKATLDQTMDTTSNVSGTTSSVHSWVSEDGLVKPDYKALAFIAASRENMEQNIAAGSGEYLTAVGTLLGVPEPRRADFGAAVQRRYAQDWPGSHAAPEQWLAQLHETAQPYRLSH, from the coding sequence ATGCGCACACCATCAAATTCAGCACGCCTTGCTCTCGTGCTCCTGACGCTGACCCTCTCCAGCGGCTGTTCAATCAAGGCCACGCTCGATCAGACGATGGATACGACCTCCAATGTCAGCGGCACCACATCATCGGTTCATAGCTGGGTTTCAGAAGACGGGCTGGTGAAGCCGGACTACAAGGCGCTTGCCTTCATCGCGGCGAGCCGGGAGAACATGGAGCAGAACATCGCGGCCGGATCCGGCGAGTATCTGACCGCCGTCGGGACCTTGCTCGGCGTGCCGGAGCCCCGGCGCGCAGACTTCGGCGCCGCGGTCCAACGCCGCTATGCCCAAGATTGGCCAGGCTCCCATGCGGCCCCGGAGCAATGGCTCGCGCAGCTTCACGAAACCGCCCAACCCTATCGGCTATCCCACTAA
- a CDS encoding DUF2330 domain-containing protein gives MRRFIIPMLTLFLGLCTWSSEASAFCGFYVGKADTKLFNKASEVAIARHDNKTVITMANDFKGDVKEFAMVVPVPTILEKEQIHVGDPAVLKHLADYSAPRLVEYFDENPCRRYDMMQDRMGAMKSMAPAATEAKRERDQVLGVTVEAQYLVGEYDILILSAKESAGLETWLTENGYKIPNGASAVLHSYLKQNLKFFVAKVNLGEQAKLGLTHLRPLQIAFESPKFMLPIRLGTVNADGAQELFIYFLTKQGRVETTNYRTVRLPEAQEIPLYVKDKFGDFYRDLFTQQVKRESERGVFLEYAWDMNWCDPCAANPLSAEELRGLGVFWQDSLGGPQRGRSMPMAQNVFLTRLHVRYDAAHFPEDLMFQETSDRSNFQARYILRHPWTGTDECAAATAYRQQLRERYEREAQTLATLTGWNIGEIRKTMNIAAMPTVEGKKWYQQLWAN, from the coding sequence ATGAGACGCTTCATCATTCCCATGCTCACATTATTCCTTGGCCTGTGTACCTGGAGCAGCGAAGCTTCCGCCTTCTGCGGCTTCTATGTCGGCAAGGCCGATACGAAGCTGTTCAACAAAGCGTCGGAAGTCGCCATCGCGCGCCACGACAACAAGACCGTCATCACGATGGCCAACGATTTCAAAGGCGACGTGAAGGAATTTGCGATGGTCGTGCCGGTGCCGACGATCTTGGAGAAGGAGCAAATCCACGTCGGCGATCCGGCCGTGCTGAAACATCTGGCCGACTATTCAGCCCCCCGGCTGGTGGAATACTTCGACGAGAATCCCTGCCGGCGCTACGACATGATGCAGGACCGGATGGGCGCCATGAAAAGCATGGCCCCGGCCGCCACCGAGGCCAAACGCGAACGCGATCAGGTCCTGGGCGTGACGGTGGAGGCGCAATACCTCGTCGGCGAGTACGACATCCTCATCCTTTCGGCAAAGGAAAGCGCCGGCCTGGAAACCTGGCTGACGGAGAACGGTTACAAAATCCCCAACGGGGCTTCAGCCGTGCTCCACAGTTATCTGAAACAGAATTTGAAGTTCTTTGTGGCCAAGGTCAATCTGGGCGAACAAGCCAAGCTGGGCCTCACGCATCTACGGCCACTCCAGATTGCCTTTGAATCGCCGAAGTTCATGCTGCCGATTCGCCTGGGCACGGTGAACGCCGACGGCGCCCAGGAACTGTTCATCTATTTCCTGACCAAGCAAGGCCGCGTGGAGACGACGAACTATCGCACGGTCCGCTTGCCGGAAGCGCAGGAGATCCCGCTCTATGTAAAGGACAAGTTCGGAGACTTCTATCGCGATCTCTTCACGCAACAAGTGAAGCGCGAGAGCGAGCGCGGCGTGTTTCTGGAATATGCCTGGGATATGAACTGGTGCGACCCTTGCGCGGCGAATCCTCTCTCGGCCGAGGAACTGCGCGGGCTGGGGGTCTTCTGGCAGGACAGCCTCGGCGGCCCGCAACGAGGCCGGAGCATGCCGATGGCCCAGAACGTATTCCTGACCCGCCTGCACGTTCGCTATGACGCGGCGCACTTCCCCGAAGACCTGATGTTCCAGGAGACCTCAGATCGGTCGAATTTCCAGGCACGCTACATCCTACGCCATCCCTGGACGGGCACGGACGAATGCGCGGCGGCGACCGCCTATCGTCAGCAACTGCGGGAACGCTATGAACGGGAAGCGCAGACTCTGGCCACGTTAACCGGCTGGAATATCGGCGAGATCCGCAAGACGATGAACATCGCGGCCATGCCGACCGTCGAGGGGAAGAAGTGGTATCAGCAGTTGTGGGCGAACTAG
- a CDS encoding RnfABCDGE type electron transport complex subunit D translates to MNLHRLKTGLSALDPRLYQIASLSTLLLYGIGGLHFTVSPGQIAVTIGAALLTQYAGTRIYDLPAFDPKSPLISALSLCLLLRTDDLAMAALAAIIAIGSKFVIRWKDKHVFNPTNLALVVMIAGGLGWMSPGQWGQVAWFGFLIACLGSLVVTRAARADVTLAFLAFYVGLLFARAIWLGDPLTIPLHQIESGALLIFAFFMISDPKTTPDSRSGRIFYALLVTLAALYVQFGLFKSNGPLWGLIACAPLVPAIDYLFQGVRYKWSAPSNGSSPVSPLCPAACRLSLSQPRRFS, encoded by the coding sequence ATGAACCTGCATCGACTCAAGACGGGACTTTCAGCACTCGATCCCCGCCTGTACCAGATCGCCAGTCTGAGCACGCTGCTGCTGTATGGCATCGGCGGGCTGCACTTCACGGTGTCGCCCGGGCAAATCGCCGTCACGATCGGCGCGGCGTTACTGACTCAATATGCCGGCACGCGCATTTACGATCTGCCTGCCTTTGACCCCAAGAGCCCGTTGATCTCGGCCCTCTCGCTCTGCCTCCTGCTCCGCACAGACGACCTCGCCATGGCCGCGTTGGCCGCCATCATCGCGATCGGCAGTAAGTTCGTCATCCGCTGGAAGGACAAGCACGTCTTCAATCCGACGAATCTGGCGCTGGTCGTTATGATTGCCGGCGGGCTCGGCTGGATGTCGCCGGGGCAGTGGGGGCAGGTCGCCTGGTTCGGTTTTCTCATCGCCTGCCTCGGCAGCCTCGTGGTCACCCGGGCGGCGCGGGCCGATGTGACCCTCGCCTTTCTTGCCTTCTATGTCGGTCTGTTGTTCGCACGAGCCATCTGGCTGGGCGATCCGCTCACGATCCCGCTGCATCAGATTGAAAGCGGCGCACTGCTCATCTTTGCCTTCTTCATGATCTCCGATCCCAAAACGACCCCTGATTCCAGAAGCGGCCGGATCTTCTACGCCCTGCTCGTCACGCTGGCTGCTCTCTATGTGCAATTCGGCTTATTCAAATCCAACGGCCCGCTCTGGGGCTTGATCGCCTGTGCGCCGCTGGTCCCGGCCATCGACTATTTGTTTCAAGGTGTTCGATACAAGTGGTCAGCCCCATCGAATGGTTCGTCGCCTGTTTCTCCCCTGTGCCCAGCAGCCTGTCGCCTGTCCCTTTCACAACCAAGGAGGTTCTCATGA
- a CDS encoding DUF86 domain-containing protein has product MDRDIVQAKLESLRRCVERIAAKTPPSADPLAHDPDLQDIIALNLQRAVQLCVDLAAHVIVDTSSKAPSTMADNFAILQEVNVIPPALADRMMKAVGFRNIAVHSYQTIDWNIVYQICTRHLDDFRQFAKAIAQQLAKR; this is encoded by the coding sequence ATGGATCGGGACATAGTCCAAGCCAAGCTCGAATCACTCCGGCGTTGCGTCGAGCGAATTGCCGCCAAGACACCGCCCTCTGCCGACCCGCTTGCCCACGACCCCGATCTCCAAGACATCATCGCGCTCAATCTTCAGCGTGCCGTCCAACTCTGCGTCGACCTTGCCGCGCATGTCATCGTCGACACCTCCTCCAAAGCGCCCTCGACCATGGCCGACAATTTCGCCATTCTGCAGGAGGTGAACGTCATTCCCCCCGCCTTGGCAGACCGGATGATGAAAGCCGTGGGATTTAGAAACATCGCCGTGCATAGCTATCAGACCATCGATTGGAACATCGTCTATCAGATCTGTACCCGCCACCTCGACGATTTCCGGCAATTTGCCAAGGCCATTGCCCAGCAACTCGCTAAACGCTGA
- a CDS encoding nucleotidyltransferase domain-containing protein, whose translation MAQQVPQALSGIERQIAHVMARHTAVAIAILFGSTATGHARPDSDLDVAIATVTPLTAEARIALIEDLALTFGRPVDLIDIDQVHSPLLHRIFTQGRMILCNDRTRYAELLLRMIYEEADVMPYYRRILSDRRRAWIGT comes from the coding sequence ATGGCACAACAGGTACCTCAAGCCCTTTCCGGCATTGAGCGACAAATCGCTCATGTCATGGCTCGCCACACCGCTGTGGCCATTGCGATCCTTTTCGGGTCCACAGCCACAGGGCATGCGCGGCCGGACAGCGACCTCGACGTGGCCATTGCCACCGTCACGCCGCTCACGGCCGAGGCTCGTATCGCGCTCATTGAAGACCTTGCGCTGACTTTCGGGCGGCCTGTGGACCTCATCGACATCGACCAGGTACATAGCCCGCTGTTGCACCGGATCTTCACGCAGGGACGCATGATTCTCTGCAACGATCGGACGCGCTACGCTGAACTCCTCCTGCGCATGATCTATGAAGAGGCCGATGTGATGCCTTACTACCGTCGGATATTGTCCGATAGAAGGCGCGCATGGATCGGGACATAG